Below is a window of Pseudomonas sp. B21-040 DNA.
GTCATTGACCATCCCAGACCGATCACTAGCGCCGGTACTGCCAGAATTCCCCCCCCTGCGCCTGTCAGGCCGAGAATGATGCCGATGGCGATCCCAAATATTCCACTCAGTAGCATGCTCGCGCCTCACTCAACCTTGGAGAGACTGGTCAACCACTCACGGCCTTTGAGCATGCCGCTCCAGTAGAACCAGGGCAGGAACCGGGCCTTGAGGAACCATGCACTCTTTCGGGCAACCGTTGCATCCAGGGGAAATGTGGGCAGCAGTTTCCCGCCGTAGCCGAACTCTGCCAGCACAACTTTGCCTTTTTCGACGGTCAGCGGACATGACCCATAGCCGTCGTAGCGCAGCGGCATGGGTTGGTTGCCGCGTATTGCCATGAGGTTCTCGGCGACGACGACGATTTGCTTGCGTGCAGCGGCCGCAGTCTTGGCGTTACTGGTGGAGCACACATCACCGAGCGCAAATACGTCCGGATAGCGGCTGTGTTGTAGAGTCCCTGGATCCACTTCACACCACCCGGCGTCGTCTGCCAGAAGGCTTGTGCGGATGAAATCGGGGGAGACCTGTGCGGGGACGACATGGAGCATGTCGAAGGTCTTGGCCAGGCGAATGACTGCGCCGTATTCGTCCTTGCTTTCAAACCAGGCTGTCCGGCTGGGGCCGTCAACTTTGACCAGGTTCGAGCCGAAGACCAACTGTGCTTGATACTTCTCGATGTATTTCATCAGGGGGGGAACGAAGGCCGGTACGCCGAACAGCACTGCGCCAGCGAGATTGAACTCGACCTGCATGTTCTGCAGAACGCCTGACTTTTGCCAGTGATCACAGGAAAGGTACAGAGCCTTTTGCGGAGCACCGGCACATTTGATCGGCATGCTGGGTTGGGAGAAGAGGGCCTTGCCTTTGCGTAATCCCTGCACCAGTTGCCAGGTGTAAGCGCAAAGGTCATAGCGGTAGTTGGATGTGACCCCGTTCTTGCCCAGGGTTTGCTCCAACCCTTCGATTTTCTCCCAGGCAAGCCTAAGCCCGGGACAGACGATAAGATTTTGATAAGCGACGCTTTTGCCGTTACTCAGCTCTAGACGTTTTCCTTCGGGCAGGGCCTTGACCACTGCCGCCTTGATCCAGGTTACGCCACGGGGGATAACCTGCGTCATGGGTCTGACTGTCTTGCGCACGTCATAAGCCCCTCCCCCGACCAGCGTCCAGGCGGGTTGGTAGTAATGCTTGTCGTTGGGTTCGATGAGCGTGATTTGTATGTCGGGCGCACGCTTGAGCAAGCTTGCCACGATCCCAATGCCTGCCGATCCTCCACCAATGACCACGACGTCAGCGGTGATATCGGGGCAGCTAGCGGCAACTTCGCTACGTGCGGCACACGCCGACGCTTTGTGGTAGAGCTTGGTAGAACGATTACCGGTGCGACAGAAAGCCAATACCGGTGCCGGCAGGTTGTCCAGCAGGGCGGCAAAGTGCTGTACATCGTTGTCGCTGATGGTGTCGGGGTGAACCGGGAAATAAGCAAACTCAAGGTCTAGCCGTTTGGCTTCGGCGTGTATGGCTGCGCTGGCAGGTTGATCCGCGCCACCTTCACAATCCGGTCGGTTACAGATGATTGAGCGAAACCCCAGTTTGGCGGCTTCGTTCAAATCTCCTGGGGTCAATTGACCGGTTGTTGCAAAATTTTTGCTGTGGGTGGTGATTTGCATGCCATTGAAACTCGTAAAAAGGTTATCCATTTCGCTCTGCCTGAACTCAATCCTTCAGAGCATATTGAGCGGTATCTTCAAATAGCTGATGCCGTTGGCCCTGGCTGCAGGTATCTCACCGGCTCGCATATTGATCTGCACTGACGGCAGCAGCAGCCTGGGCTGGTTCAGGGTCCTGTCGCGTGCCGTGCGCAGAGCTACGAATTCAGCCTCGGCGATGCCTTTGCCCACATGAATGTTGTGCGCGCGCTCCTCATTCACCGTGGTCTGGTGGCAATAAACGTCGCGACCGGGCGCCTTGTAGTCGTGGCACATGAACAACCGCGTGCTGCCCGGCAGCTCGAGCAGCCGGCCAATCGAGCGGTATAGCTGGTGTGCATCACCACCGGGAAAATCGCAGCGGGCAGTGCCACTATCGGGCATGAACAACGTGTCACCGACAAACGCGCAATCTTCGATCAGGTACGTCACGCAGGCCGGGGTATGGCCAGGCGTGTGCAACACGCGGATGGACAGGGCGCCGATATGGAACGTCTCGTTGTCGGCGAACAAGCGGTCGAACTGACTGCGGTCCAGGGACAAGTCATCTTCGGCGTCGAACAGGGCGGCAAAGGTCTTCTGTACCTGAGGAATGCGATCGCCAATACCGATCTGCCCGCCCAGTTGATGCTTGAGGTAGCGTGCAGCCGAGAGGTGGTCAGCATGCACGTGGGTTTCCAGAATCCACTCCAGCGTGAGAGCGTGGGCCCTTACATGCTCAATAAGGCGCCCAGCACTTGAATACGTGATACGCCCGGCGGCGGCATCGTAATCGAGCACCGGATCGATGATCGCGCAGCGCCGGGTCACCGGGTCGCTGACCAGATAACTGTAAGTACAACTCTGGGCATCGAAGAAAGGCTCAATATGAAATTGCATGGTCATTGCCTCCATTTTCAAGGGGGGCAGCTACCGAGCCTGCCCCTCTACTCTATTCAGCAAGCTTGCGCCATACCACTCTCGGCCCAGGGCGAGCGGATATCGGACAGGAATCGCTGGGCGCGAGGATGCTCAGGACGCAGGAAGAAAGACTCGGGTGTGGCTCGTTCGAGCACCTGGCCTTGATCCATGAAGATCACTCGATCGGCCACTTCGCGTGCGAAACCCATCTCGTGGGTAACGCACACCATGGTCATGCCTTCTTTGGCCAGGCTTTTCATTGCTTGGAGCACTTCGCCGACCATCTCTGGGTCCAACGCGGAAGTGGGTTCATCGAACAGCATCACCGGCGGGTTCATTGCCAATGCCCTGGCGATGGCCACGCGCTGCTGCTGGCCACCCGATAACTCGGATGGGAAAGCGCATGCCTTGTGAGCCAGCCCCACGCGGTCCAACAAACTCATGGCCAGATCGTCCGCTTCCTTGGCGCCCAGCTTGCGCAGGCGACGCGGTGCCAGCGTGCAGTTCTCCAGCACGGTGAGGTGGGGAAACAGATTGAACTGCTGGAACACGAAGCCAATACCGCTGCGCAAGGCGTTCACGCTGACGGAGCGATCATAGATATCCACGCCATCAATAAAGATATTCCCACTCTGGATAGCTTCCAGCCGATTGAGCGTGCGAATCATCGTTGACTTGCCGGAGCCGGACGGACCGCAGACCACGACCACTTCACCCTTGGCGACGGTTTCGTTGATGTCAGCCAGGGCATGGTAACTGCCGTACCACTTGTTAACGTTTTTCAGTTTGATCATGGTGTTAAACCTTTGCAGTTCGCACAGCGAGACGTCGTTCCAGCCAGAAGGCGAAGCGAGACAGGCTGAAGCACATGACGAAGTAAGTGAGGCCGAGTACGGCATAGACCTGGACCGGCTTGGTGAGCAGTTGAGCGCTGATCTGTGAGGCAACGAATGACACTTCCGAGAGGCTGATGATGTAACCCAGCGAGGTCTCCTTGATGGTGGAGACGAACTGATTCACCAGCGAGGGCAGCATGTTGCGAAAGGCCTGGGGCACGATCACCAGGCGCATCGTAGCCAGGTACGAAAAGCCGAGTGAACGGGAGCTTTCCATTTGCCCGCGAGGCAGTCCGAGAATCCCGGCGCGAATGATTTCGGCGAGGTAGACCCCATCAAAAATCACCAGGGCAGCCAGCATGGTGCCAAATTGGTCAGTGCGTTGACCGGTCAAGGTCGGTAGCAGGAAATAGGCCCAGAAAATCACCATCAGCAATGGCGTTCCGCGCAGTACGTACACAAGCCCCGTGACCGGCAGACGCAACAACCGGTAAGGGCTGATGCGGCAGAGCGCAAGCAGTACCCCAACAGGGAAGGCCAATACCAAGGCCATCGCTGCCAGGATCAGCGTCATTAACAAACCGCCCAAGGGGCCGTTCGGGTATTGGCCAATCAGGTAGAAAAGCCCGTAGTTGTGGATGATATCGAGCATCGTCAGGCACTCCGGACGGGATAGCGTTGCTGGTACCAACTGGACAGCAGCGTGATGATGATCGAGACGCCGACATAACCTACCGTGGTAACGGCGTACGATTCAAAACCCCGGAATGTGGAGCTTTCCACCTGCTGGGCCTGATACATCATTTCAGCGACGCCGATCACCATGGCGATGCTGGTGTTCTTCCACAGGTTAAGTGTCTGGCTTATCAGCGGCGGCACTGTCACCCGCAGTGACTGCGGGAGGATGACCAGGCGCATGGTGCTGAGGAAGCCAAAGCCCAGGGTCCGGCCAGCTTCCATTTGTTCCCTGGGAATGGAACGCAAGCCGCTGCGGATGTCCTCGGACATATACGCCGCGGTGTACAGCACCAGGGCGATAACCGCGCTGACCGCTTCGATATTGTGGTCGTAGATCCAGCTCTTGATCGGGGTTGGCAGCAGCTCCGGTGCGCCGAAATACCAGAACAGCATGTGTGCCAGCAGCGGGACGTTGCGTATGGCTTCCACATACGTGATCGCGATTGCCCGCAGTGCAGCGTAAGGGGCCATTCGCAATACAGCGATGACGATTGCCAGCGGTAGGGCGATGGCCAGCGAGATCAAAGCGAGTTGGATGGATAGCAGGAAGCCACTGATGAGCCAGTCGTGATACTGCCCCGAGAGCACAACCGATAAATCAAACGTATTCATAACTAGGCCCGTGGCCCGACCCTGAGGTCGGGCCCTCAATGAAGTTAGTTGATTTGGTCGGTGTCGATCTTGAAGGAGCGACTGGCGAACTTCATGTTAGTCTCAGGACCAAACCACTTGGTGAAGAGCTTGTCAGCCTTGCCGGACGACTCCAGATCGCGCAGCGTCTTGTTCACCTGTTCCTGGAAGGCGGGTTCTTCTTTTCTCAGGCCCAGCGCAATGTGCTCGGCGGACAGGGGTGTTGGGAGAATCCGAAAATCTTTTGCCGCATCACCCAGCTTGGCGAAGTTGCCGGCCAATGAGGTCTCGTCATTGGCGTAACCCAGGCCTTTGCCTTGTTGCAAGGCGAGCAGGGCTTGAGGGTTGCTGTCGAACGATACGATCTGGGCGTCAGCGATCTTCGCGCGGATGCTCTGCTCCATGGTGGAGCCTTTGATCGTCAAGATTTTCTTGCCGGCCAGTTGGTCGAGTTGAGTGATCCCACTGTCGGCCTTGACCATGACTTTCTGACCTGTAATAAAGGTCGAAAGAGAGAAGTTGATCAATGCTTCCCGTTCTTTGTTATGGGTCAGGGACGCCGCCAGAAGATCGACACGGCCTTGTTGTAATTCAGGAATACGTGCAGCGACGGTCAATTGCTTGAGTACCGGTTTGACCCCGATGTTCGCGGCAATGGCATTGCACATGTCGACGTCGTACCCGACGATCTCGCGCGACGCGGGGTCCTTGATGTAGCTGAACGGCTCGTCGGTGCCGAGCACCCCACAGACTAATTCACCCTTGGCTTTGATATCGCTGAGTTGATCAGCTGCAGCAGAGAAGCTGGTTGCCAGCGTCAGTGCCAGTACTGCGGTTTTCCAGTGTTTTTTGAGCATGCGGTTCGTTTGCATTTTATAGACCTTATTGTTTGATAAACGGAACGCCAGTTTTCATGAATCGTCGGTGCAGGGGACTTCGAAAGCCTCTTGTGGTTGGAGTGGGAATTTCTGTTATTCAACGTTGGTCATGGGTAGCCGCACAAAGCCGGCATTCAAGTCGGCGATTAGATCGTCGACATGTTCCAGGCCGATGGAGAGTCGGATCAGGTTCTCGCTGATGCCCAGCCTGATTTTCTGTTCATGGCTCAACGAGTTGTGCGACATGCTGTAGGAGTGGTTGATCATGCTCTCCACCCCGCCCAGGGAATCGGCCAGCACAAAGATCGACAGCTGCTCAATGAACGGTGCCATCGCCTTGCGGTCGGCCTTGAGTTTCAGTGAAACCACCGCGCCACCAGAACGCATTTGGCGTTTGCACAGTTCGTGCTGCGGATGGCTTTCCAGCCCCGGGTAATACACGGCCTCGACCTGCGGGTGCTGGCTGAGAAAGCGGGCGATCGTTAGCGCATTGCTGCACTGGCGCTCCATGCGTACGTCGAGGGTTTTGAGCCCACGCAGGGCGAGGTAGCAGTCGAACGGCCCCTGGACTGCTCCAATGGCCATACTGATGCCGCGCAGGCGGGTGAACAGTTGCTCATCGGCGGCCACCACGACACCCCCGATTAGGTCGGAGTGCCCACCAATGTATTTACTCGCCGAGTGCATCACCAGGTCGACGCCGTACTCGACTGGACGCTGGTTCCAGGGTGAGCAGAAGGTGTTGTCGACGCAGGTCAGGATGCCGTGTGCACGGGCAAACTCTGTCACACACGGGATGTCCACCAGTTGCAGCAGAGGGTTGGTCGGTGTCTCGATCCAGATCAGCCGGGTATTGTCGCGGCGGCTAGCGGCCAGTGCCTCAAGGTCATTGAGGTCGACGTAAGTGGTGGTGAGCCCGGACGTCTTGCTTCGGTAGTCTTCCATCAGGCGGAAGGTGCCTCCATAGACGCCCGCCATCACGATTACATGGGAGTCCTTGGGCAGTAGCTCAAGCACGGTGGCGGTAGCAGCCAGACCCGAAGCGCAGGCCACGGCACCGAACCCGTGTTCCAACTGCGCAATGCAGCTCTCATAAGAATGTCGGGTTGGGTTGCCTACTCGCCCGTAAGCGTAGTCTGGGTTGTCGTCGAGGCTGCGCTTGATGAACGAACTGGAGGTGACGATCGCCGGGAAGATTGTGTTGTCGGCATAGGTCGACTGTTCGCCAGCGTGAATCACTTGGGTCGAAAAGTTGCTCTTGTTCTGGTTCATAGTCAGTCGTGACTCACGTGTATTAAAGGTAGCAATCGAGTTGTTTCGCATAGGGTGTGATGTCGCCGATGTGGCGAGCGACCCAGTCGCGGTCGTAATAGGTGTCCAGATAGCGTTCGCCGCCATCGCACATCAGGGTCACGATTGAACCCTGCAGGCCTTGCTCCTGCATCCTCGATGCGACTTTCAGTGCGCCCCACATGTTGGTACCGGTGGACCCTCCTGCCTTCCTGCCGAGCACCCTTTCCAGCCAATAAAGGGTGGCGATGCTGGCTGCGTCAGGGATTTTGAGCATGTCGTCGATCACTTCTGGCAGGAAGGACGGCTCGACCTGGGGACGACCGATGCCTTCGATACGACTGCCTTGGCTGCCGGTAAGACTTGAGTCGCCTGTTCGATAGCTGTCATAGAAAACCGAGTTCTCGGGGTCCACCACGATCAGTTGAGTGTCATGACCCTTGTAGCGGATGTAACGGCCGATGGTGGCGGTGGTGCCGCCAGTCCCTGCGCTCATGACAACCGCGCGGGGAATGGGGTGCGCCTCGCCGGTCATCTGCTGGAAGATGCTGTCGGCAATATTGTTGTTGCCGCGCCAATCCGTTGCCCGCTCGGCGTAGGTAAACTGATCCATGTAGTGCCCGTCGCTTTCGCGCGCCAGGCGCTGCGCCTGGGCATAGACCTCTGACGAATGATCAACGAAGTAACAGTGCCCGCCGAGCAGCTCGACCTGCTCTATTTTTTTGCTCGCGGTGTTGCGCGGCATGACGGCAGTGAAACGCAGGCCAAGCATTTTGGCGAAGTAGGCTTCGGACACAGCGGTGCTGCCCGAGGATGCCTCGACCACATGGGTGCCTTCTCGGATCTTGCCACTGCAAATGGCATGTAGAAAAAGCGAGCGCGCCAGCCGATGTTTGAGACTGCCCGTTGGATGTGTGCTCTCGTCCTTGAGGTAAATGTCGATACCCTTCAACCCTGGAATTTCCAGCTTGTGGATGTGGGTATCGGCGGAGCGCAGCAGATCGCGGGAGATACGGCTGATGGCTGTACGGATCCAATCGTTCATAAAGTTCCCATCGCCTCAGCAGGTGGCCACGGCGATCGCGTCCACTTCCACCAGCGCAGCACGCGGCAGGTTATTCACGCCTATCGCTGCTCGCGCCGGATAGGGTTTGGCGAACAGTTCCTCCATTACAGAATTGACCAACGCGAAATGACTCAAGTCAGTTAAATAGATATTCAGTTTGACCACATTGGCGAAGCCCATTGTGGCTTCTTCGAGAATCGCACCCAGGTTGGCAAAAGCTTGTCGGATCTGCGCTTCGATACCTTCGACCATCTGCATGCACTGTGGGTCCAACGCGATCTGACCGGAAACATAAAGTGTGTCTGCACATTTTATTGCTTGGGAGTAAGGACCTATCGCCTGAGGCGCGGCGAGGGTGGCGATGATCTTCTTCATTTTTGAGGGGCTCTGGGCACGTTTTTTATGGTGTAAATCCTACTGCCGCTCACTCGAAAATTAATTTCCATTTTTTCAGTTCTTAGGCTATTTTTTAGAAAAATTTTCTACAAACTCAAAGATAAGAAGAAAAATGGATAGCTTTGATCGCCATATCCTCTCCCTCCTGCAACGCGATGCCGACATGCCTATCAAAGATCTGGCTGAAGCCGTTAACCTTTCAACGACCCCCTGCTGGAAGCGGATCAAGAAACTCGAGAAAGAGGGCTATATCAGGGCCAAAGTAGCCTTGCTGGACCCCGTCTTGCTGGGCCTTGGGCTATCGGTGCTGGTGCAGGTCAAGACACAGCGTCATGACAAGGTCTGGCTGGACATATTCGCCAAGACGGTGTCGCAGTTCGAGGAAGTGATGGCGTTCTATCGGATGTCGGGGGAATGGGACTATATGTTGCGCGTTGTGGTCAGTGACATTGCCGCCTATGACACGTTCTACAAGAAGCTGATTACGAGCGTCGACGGGCTTTCCAACATCACATCAAGCTTCGCCATGGAGCAGATCAAGTTCACGACGGCGCTGCCTTTGCCTCGATAATCTGCTCTACGTGGCAGATGCATCTGCCACAAAGCGATCTCTGGCAGGATTGCAATGTCCCTGTTATAGGCCCGTGCCCTGCCCCCCCCATTCTGCTGCTACCGCTCAGGGAGCGGGTCGATTACCCAAAGCGATAGACCTTCCAAAACAACGTTCTATTGTTGGACGGCCATCGCCCAGAGGAATTCTTAGTACCTTCAGATCGCCACTCCAACCAAATACGCTTTCGCATATAGGGATTTAACGAAATCGACCGTTTTGGAGAATGATATTTCCCATTCCACGAAAAACCTGACAAATTTTGAAAAATTCATGCTCCCCCTTCTGAATACACTCTTTCCATCACAAACAGGCTCAGAAACGATACCGGCGAGGTTGGTACGTTTATGAGCGATGAGTCTTGATAGCAAACTCAGAAAGGGGTGGCTTATGTCTTATTCCAACTATCACAAAAAAACTATCGGAAGCCATGCGTTGCACCCTGAGACACTGATGATGTCTTATGGTTACGATCCGTTCCTCTCGGAAGGCGCAGTCAAACCACCGGTGTTCCTGACCTCCACCTTTGCATTTCGCTCGGCCGAGGAAGGTGCAGAATTCTTCGATGTAGTGTCAGGTCGTAAACCGATTCCGCAGGACTCATCAGCCGGCCTGGTCTACAGCCGTTTCAATCATCCCAACCTCGAAATCGTCGAAGATCGCCTCGCGCTGCTGGATGGCTCAGAAGCCGCCGCAATTACATCCAGTGGAATGTCCGCCATCAGTGCTGTTTTGTTTGCGTTCCTGCGCCCTGGGGATCAACTGGTACAATCGGCGCCGCTGTACGGTGGTACTGAGACTCTGATTAGCAAGATTCTCTCGGTTTGGGGCATCGGTTCTCATGGTTTTGACGACGGCCTGTCCATGCAATCCATTGCAAATGCACTGGAAACTGCTGCCTGCAAGGGGCCA
It encodes the following:
- a CDS encoding amino acid ABC transporter permease — protein: MLDIIHNYGLFYLIGQYPNGPLGGLLMTLILAAMALVLAFPVGVLLALCRISPYRLLRLPVTGLVYVLRGTPLLMVIFWAYFLLPTLTGQRTDQFGTMLAALVIFDGVYLAEIIRAGILGLPRGQMESSRSLGFSYLATMRLVIVPQAFRNMLPSLVNQFVSTIKETSLGYIISLSEVSFVASQISAQLLTKPVQVYAVLGLTYFVMCFSLSRFAFWLERRLAVRTAKV
- a CDS encoding amino acid ABC transporter permease, which gives rise to MNTFDLSVVLSGQYHDWLISGFLLSIQLALISLAIALPLAIVIAVLRMAPYAALRAIAITYVEAIRNVPLLAHMLFWYFGAPELLPTPIKSWIYDHNIEAVSAVIALVLYTAAYMSEDIRSGLRSIPREQMEAGRTLGFGFLSTMRLVILPQSLRVTVPPLISQTLNLWKNTSIAMVIGVAEMMYQAQQVESSTFRGFESYAVTTVGYVGVSIIITLLSSWYQQRYPVRSA
- a CDS encoding MBL fold metallo-hydrolase, whose product is MQFHIEPFFDAQSCTYSYLVSDPVTRRCAIIDPVLDYDAAAGRITYSSAGRLIEHVRAHALTLEWILETHVHADHLSAARYLKHQLGGQIGIGDRIPQVQKTFAALFDAEDDLSLDRSQFDRLFADNETFHIGALSIRVLHTPGHTPACVTYLIEDCAFVGDTLFMPDSGTARCDFPGGDAHQLYRSIGRLLELPGSTRLFMCHDYKAPGRDVYCHQTTVNEERAHNIHVGKGIAEAEFVALRTARDRTLNQPRLLLPSVQINMRAGEIPAARANGISYLKIPLNML
- a CDS encoding PLP-dependent aspartate aminotransferase family protein, coding for MNQNKSNFSTQVIHAGEQSTYADNTIFPAIVTSSSFIKRSLDDNPDYAYGRVGNPTRHSYESCIAQLEHGFGAVACASGLAATATVLELLPKDSHVIVMAGVYGGTFRLMEDYRSKTSGLTTTYVDLNDLEALAASRRDNTRLIWIETPTNPLLQLVDIPCVTEFARAHGILTCVDNTFCSPWNQRPVEYGVDLVMHSASKYIGGHSDLIGGVVVAADEQLFTRLRGISMAIGAVQGPFDCYLALRGLKTLDVRMERQCSNALTIARFLSQHPQVEAVYYPGLESHPQHELCKRQMRSGGAVVSLKLKADRKAMAPFIEQLSIFVLADSLGGVESMINHSYSMSHNSLSHEQKIRLGISENLIRLSIGLEHVDDLIADLNAGFVRLPMTNVE
- a CDS encoding ABC transporter substrate-binding protein; protein product: MQTNRMLKKHWKTAVLALTLATSFSAAADQLSDIKAKGELVCGVLGTDEPFSYIKDPASREIVGYDVDMCNAIAANIGVKPVLKQLTVAARIPELQQGRVDLLAASLTHNKEREALINFSLSTFITGQKVMVKADSGITQLDQLAGKKILTIKGSTMEQSIRAKIADAQIVSFDSNPQALLALQQGKGLGYANDETSLAGNFAKLGDAAKDFRILPTPLSAEHIALGLRKEEPAFQEQVNKTLRDLESSGKADKLFTKWFGPETNMKFASRSFKIDTDQIN
- a CDS encoding Lrp/AsnC family transcriptional regulator translates to MDSFDRHILSLLQRDADMPIKDLAEAVNLSTTPCWKRIKKLEKEGYIRAKVALLDPVLLGLGLSVLVQVKTQRHDKVWLDIFAKTVSQFEEVMAFYRMSGEWDYMLRVVVSDIAAYDTFYKKLITSVDGLSNITSSFAMEQIKFTTALPLPR
- a CDS encoding amino acid ABC transporter ATP-binding protein, with protein sequence MIKLKNVNKWYGSYHALADINETVAKGEVVVVCGPSGSGKSTMIRTLNRLEAIQSGNIFIDGVDIYDRSVSVNALRSGIGFVFQQFNLFPHLTVLENCTLAPRRLRKLGAKEADDLAMSLLDRVGLAHKACAFPSELSGGQQQRVAIARALAMNPPVMLFDEPTSALDPEMVGEVLQAMKSLAKEGMTMVCVTHEMGFAREVADRVIFMDQGQVLERATPESFFLRPEHPRAQRFLSDIRSPWAESGMAQAC
- a CDS encoding Rid family detoxifying hydrolase, with amino-acid sequence MKKIIATLAAPQAIGPYSQAIKCADTLYVSGQIALDPQCMQMVEGIEAQIRQAFANLGAILEEATMGFANVVKLNIYLTDLSHFALVNSVMEELFAKPYPARAAIGVNNLPRAALVEVDAIAVATC
- a CDS encoding PLP-dependent cysteine synthase family protein, producing MNDWIRTAISRISRDLLRSADTHIHKLEIPGLKGIDIYLKDESTHPTGSLKHRLARSLFLHAICSGKIREGTHVVEASSGSTAVSEAYFAKMLGLRFTAVMPRNTASKKIEQVELLGGHCYFVDHSSEVYAQAQRLARESDGHYMDQFTYAERATDWRGNNNIADSIFQQMTGEAHPIPRAVVMSAGTGGTTATIGRYIRYKGHDTQLIVVDPENSVFYDSYRTGDSSLTGSQGSRIEGIGRPQVEPSFLPEVIDDMLKIPDAASIATLYWLERVLGRKAGGSTGTNMWGALKVASRMQEQGLQGSIVTLMCDGGERYLDTYYDRDWVARHIGDITPYAKQLDCYL
- a CDS encoding FAD/NAD(P)-binding oxidoreductase: MTADVVVIGGGSAGIGIVASLLKRAPDIQITLIEPNDKHYYQPAWTLVGGGAYDVRKTVRPMTQVIPRGVTWIKAAVVKALPEGKRLELSNGKSVAYQNLIVCPGLRLAWEKIEGLEQTLGKNGVTSNYRYDLCAYTWQLVQGLRKGKALFSQPSMPIKCAGAPQKALYLSCDHWQKSGVLQNMQVEFNLAGAVLFGVPAFVPPLMKYIEKYQAQLVFGSNLVKVDGPSRTAWFESKDEYGAVIRLAKTFDMLHVVPAQVSPDFIRTSLLADDAGWCEVDPGTLQHSRYPDVFALGDVCSTSNAKTAAAARKQIVVVAENLMAIRGNQPMPLRYDGYGSCPLTVEKGKVVLAEFGYGGKLLPTFPLDATVARKSAWFLKARFLPWFYWSGMLKGREWLTSLSKVE